A single window of Grus americana isolate bGruAme1 chromosome 6, bGruAme1.mat, whole genome shotgun sequence DNA harbors:
- the NIF3L1 gene encoding NIF3-like protein 1 isoform X2 translates to MLLPGTQLVGRPLHCIRALGRLPSCSLMNLRELVAALNDFASLSLAESWDNVGLLVEPSPPHTVNTLFLTNDLTEEVMEEAVQKKADLILSYHPPIFTPLKRVTWKTWKERLVVRALEHRIGIYSPHTAYDAIPHGVNNWLIKGLGACTSIPLHPSTAPSYPAEGTHRVEFCADNTEHLDTVLSKIKDIQEISCLTTLPARVEGEEQTRVSLNCSQKALLEVVALLSQNSLLYHKTEILLLQKPLLPHTGMGRLCTLSEPVSLSHIIERIKSHLKLPHIRLAMGMGKTLESPVKKAALCAGSGSSVLKGMEADLYLTDLTVMLGKYPLTTR, encoded by the exons ATGTTACTGCCCGGCACACAGCTGGTTGGCCGGCCTCTCCACTGCATCCGTGCTTTGGGCCGCCTGCCCTCGTGCTCCCTCATGAATCTCAGGGAACTCGTTGCTGCCCTGAATGACTTTGCATCCCTCTCACTGGCTGAAAGCTGGGACAATGTGGGGTTGCTGGTGGAACCAAGTCCTCCTCACACTGTGAACACCCTTTTCCTCACTAATGATCTCACTGAGGAGGTGATGGAAGAGGCAGTGCAGAAGAAGGCAGACCTTATTCTTTCTTACCACCCTCCTATATTCACACCACTCAAGCGAGTAACGTGGAAGACCTGGAAGGAACGGCTAGTGGTCCGAGCCCTGGAGCACAGAATTGGGATTTACTCTCCACATACAGCGTACGATGCCATACCTCACGGAGTCAATAACTGGCTAATAAAGGGACTTG GTGCCTGTACTTCCATCCCACTGCATCCATCAACTGCGCCAAGCTATCCAGCTGAGGGCACTCACCGGGTAGAATTCTGCGCAGACAACACCGAGCATCTGGACACTGTACTGTCCAAAATCAAAGACATCCAAGAGATCTCCTGTCTCACTACTCTCCCTGCCAG GGTTGAAGGTGAGGAGCAAACACGAGTCAGTTTGAACTGCTCTCAGAAAGCACTGTTGGAGGTGGTGGCATTATTGTCCCAGAACAGCCTTCTTTATCACAAGACCGAGATTCTCTTATTACAAAAG cctCTTCTTCCCCATACTGGAATGGGACGTCTGTGCACACTGAGCGAGCCAGTCTCCTTGTCACACATAATTGAGCGTATCAAAAGCCACCTAAAATTACCTCACATCCGCTTAGCCATGGGAATGGGCAAGACACTAG AATCGCCAGTGAAGAAAGCTGCTCTGTGTGCTGGTTCTGGGAGCAGCGTCCTGAAGGGAATGGAAGCTGACCTCTATCTCACAG ATCTCACAGTGATGCTGGGGAAGTATCCATTAACCACAAGGTGA
- the NIF3L1 gene encoding NIF3-like protein 1 isoform X1, whose protein sequence is MLLPGTQLVGRPLHCIRALGRLPSCSLMNLRELVAALNDFASLSLAESWDNVGLLVEPSPPHTVNTLFLTNDLTEEVMEEAVQKKADLILSYHPPIFTPLKRVTWKTWKERLVVRALEHRIGIYSPHTAYDAIPHGVNNWLIKGLGACTSIPLHPSTAPSYPAEGTHRVEFCADNTEHLDTVLSKIKDIQEISCLTTLPARVEGEEQTRVSLNCSQKALLEVVALLSQNSLLYHKTEILLLQKPLLPHTGMGRLCTLSEPVSLSHIIERIKSHLKLPHIRLAMGMGKTLESPVKKAALCAGSGSSVLKGMEADLYLTGEMSHHDVLDAVANGISVILCEHSNTERGFLSELRDMLAIHLQNKINIIVSEKDRDPLQVA, encoded by the exons ATGTTACTGCCCGGCACACAGCTGGTTGGCCGGCCTCTCCACTGCATCCGTGCTTTGGGCCGCCTGCCCTCGTGCTCCCTCATGAATCTCAGGGAACTCGTTGCTGCCCTGAATGACTTTGCATCCCTCTCACTGGCTGAAAGCTGGGACAATGTGGGGTTGCTGGTGGAACCAAGTCCTCCTCACACTGTGAACACCCTTTTCCTCACTAATGATCTCACTGAGGAGGTGATGGAAGAGGCAGTGCAGAAGAAGGCAGACCTTATTCTTTCTTACCACCCTCCTATATTCACACCACTCAAGCGAGTAACGTGGAAGACCTGGAAGGAACGGCTAGTGGTCCGAGCCCTGGAGCACAGAATTGGGATTTACTCTCCACATACAGCGTACGATGCCATACCTCACGGAGTCAATAACTGGCTAATAAAGGGACTTG GTGCCTGTACTTCCATCCCACTGCATCCATCAACTGCGCCAAGCTATCCAGCTGAGGGCACTCACCGGGTAGAATTCTGCGCAGACAACACCGAGCATCTGGACACTGTACTGTCCAAAATCAAAGACATCCAAGAGATCTCCTGTCTCACTACTCTCCCTGCCAG GGTTGAAGGTGAGGAGCAAACACGAGTCAGTTTGAACTGCTCTCAGAAAGCACTGTTGGAGGTGGTGGCATTATTGTCCCAGAACAGCCTTCTTTATCACAAGACCGAGATTCTCTTATTACAAAAG cctCTTCTTCCCCATACTGGAATGGGACGTCTGTGCACACTGAGCGAGCCAGTCTCCTTGTCACACATAATTGAGCGTATCAAAAGCCACCTAAAATTACCTCACATCCGCTTAGCCATGGGAATGGGCAAGACACTAG AATCGCCAGTGAAGAAAGCTGCTCTGTGTGCTGGTTCTGGGAGCAGCGTCCTGAAGGGAATGGAAGCTGACCTCTATCTCACAG GAGAGATGTCCCACCATGACGTTCTGGATGCAGTTGCCAATGGGATAAGTGTTATTCTGTGTGAGCACAGTAACACTGAGCGAGGCTTCTTGTCAGAGCTGCGTGACATGCTAGCTATCCACCTACAGAACAAAATCAACATAATTGTGTCTGAGAAAGATAGAGATCCCCTCCAGGtggcatag
- the NIF3L1 gene encoding NIF3-like protein 1 isoform X3 — protein sequence MLLPGTQLVGRPLHCIRALGRLPSCSLMNLRELVAALNDFASLSLAESWDNVGLLVEPSPPHTVNTLFLTNDLTEEVMEEAVQKKADLILSYHPPIFTPLKRVTWKTWKERLVVRALEHRIGIYSPHTAYDAIPHGVNNWLIKGLGACTSIPLHPSTAPSYPAEGTHRVEFCADNTEHLDTVLSKIKDIQEISCLTTLPARVEGEEQTRVSLNCSQKALLEVVALLSQNSLLYHKTEILLLQKPLLPHTGMGRLCTLSEPVSLSHIIERIKSHLKLPHIRLAMGMGKTLESPVKKAALCAGSGSSVLKGMEADLYLTVLRFCF from the exons ATGTTACTGCCCGGCACACAGCTGGTTGGCCGGCCTCTCCACTGCATCCGTGCTTTGGGCCGCCTGCCCTCGTGCTCCCTCATGAATCTCAGGGAACTCGTTGCTGCCCTGAATGACTTTGCATCCCTCTCACTGGCTGAAAGCTGGGACAATGTGGGGTTGCTGGTGGAACCAAGTCCTCCTCACACTGTGAACACCCTTTTCCTCACTAATGATCTCACTGAGGAGGTGATGGAAGAGGCAGTGCAGAAGAAGGCAGACCTTATTCTTTCTTACCACCCTCCTATATTCACACCACTCAAGCGAGTAACGTGGAAGACCTGGAAGGAACGGCTAGTGGTCCGAGCCCTGGAGCACAGAATTGGGATTTACTCTCCACATACAGCGTACGATGCCATACCTCACGGAGTCAATAACTGGCTAATAAAGGGACTTG GTGCCTGTACTTCCATCCCACTGCATCCATCAACTGCGCCAAGCTATCCAGCTGAGGGCACTCACCGGGTAGAATTCTGCGCAGACAACACCGAGCATCTGGACACTGTACTGTCCAAAATCAAAGACATCCAAGAGATCTCCTGTCTCACTACTCTCCCTGCCAG GGTTGAAGGTGAGGAGCAAACACGAGTCAGTTTGAACTGCTCTCAGAAAGCACTGTTGGAGGTGGTGGCATTATTGTCCCAGAACAGCCTTCTTTATCACAAGACCGAGATTCTCTTATTACAAAAG cctCTTCTTCCCCATACTGGAATGGGACGTCTGTGCACACTGAGCGAGCCAGTCTCCTTGTCACACATAATTGAGCGTATCAAAAGCCACCTAAAATTACCTCACATCCGCTTAGCCATGGGAATGGGCAAGACACTAG AATCGCCAGTGAAGAAAGCTGCTCTGTGTGCTGGTTCTGGGAGCAGCGTCCTGAAGGGAATGGAAGCTGACCTCTATCTCACAG